The DNA sequence AATTACCGCCACCCGGCCCTCAGGGAGGCGATGACGCAGGTGCTCCTCAAACTCGCCAAGGTCGCTGATGGCGTGCGCTGTGACATGGCCATGCTGGTTCTCCCTGAGGTCTTCCAGCGTACCTGGGGCGAGCGGTCCCTTCCGGCTGATGGTTCGGATCCCATGGACGAGCCCTTCTGGCCAACAGTCACCGGGCCGGTAAAGGCCAAAACCCCAGGGTTTATCTTTATGGCTGAGGTCTACTGGGACCTGGAGTGGGAACTCATGCAGCAGGGTTTTGATTATTGCTATGATAAAAAGCTGTATGACCGGCTTTTATCGCACGACGCCGCCGCCGCGCGCAGCCATCTCTGGGCTGATATGGTTTATCAGGATCGGTTAGTCAGATTTATGGAAAACCATGACGAGCCTCGCGCTGCCCAAGATTTTTCTCCGCCAGTGCACCAGGCCGCGGCAGTCATTACCTACTGTATACCCGGTCTGCGGTTCTTTCACGAAGGTCAACTTGAGGGCCGCCGGATCAAAGTCTCTATGCATCTGGGCCGTCGCCCGGAAGAACCGGTTGACCCCAACCTTCAGAAATTCTATCGGAAACTGCTGGCTTGCCTGGAGCGACCGGAAGTGCGGGACGGTCGCTGGAAACTCCTGGAGGTGCGTCCAGCCTGGGAGTGTAACCCCACCTGGGACCGCCTCCTGGCCTTCGCCTGGGAAAGAGTACCGGGGCAACGGTTGCTGATTGCGGTGAATTACGGTCACACCCAGGGACAGTGCTACGTCAATTTCCCCTTTGTTGATTTCAGCGGGAGAAAGGTAATCCTTCAAGACCTGATGAGCGAAACAGTTTATGAGCGGGGAGGTGATGACTTACTGATTAATGGTCTTTACCTGGACCTGCCCGCTTGGGGATATCATATCCTTGCGTGTGACTGGTCTGATTAGTTGGGACGATATGACTCTATGGTTGCCTGGGCCTGGCCCTTCATCAGAACTCCGAACACCTGAGGGAGAAGGAATTTAAACCTCGGTCCATGCGCCTGTTCATCGTGCGTAACAGCAAGGTCCAACCCAAGTGGGTCAAGACCGAAGCTAGTCTCAAAGGCATCACGCAACGGGGCCTGAACACCATCATCAAATATTAGGGGATTGGCGATCTCTACCGGATTTGCGCCATGAGTTAGGTGAACGGGGTGGATTTCAACCTGGCGATGATTCCGGGGGGGGTGACGTGGAACGGCAGGAGTAGTTTGACAGAAATTACATGAATCAGTTGTTCGACCTGTGCAATGACCCGGGCTCCCGAGGATATCCCCGGATGAAGCATCCGCCGAGATTGAAGCAGGCCATCGAGGCTAAGAGAAGGCCGAGGCCACCGGGAGGACCTCTGTTAGAAAATAAAGAGTAAGAAGAAAAAAATATTACTGAATCAAAGGGGAAAGCCCATGATGAACCATGGTGGAAAAAAAGCCAAAACCGGATATAGTCTTTTACCCGGTTTGTTGTCCGGCATACTGTGCACAGTAATCCTCTCCAGTGGAGTGGCCCTTAGCGCCGCCAATTACGAGGTGCCCAGCAATAAACAGGCCTCCGAGGTGTTGCCACCGAAACTGAGGTCCGGACCGCACTTTAACGTTCAGGACCAGGTGGCGGCGGATGGATATATGCTCCGTTATACGGTTAATTCGGATTACGGGACTTTTCAGGTCACCGGCACGTATGGCCTGCGAAAGCTCATTAAAGAAATTCAAGCCATTGCCGCGAT is a window from the Desulfobacca acetoxidans DSM 11109 genome containing:
- a CDS encoding alpha-amylase family glycosyl hydrolase, translating into MVRYPSLYQINTRVWLRELGAALGRPAMLADIPEEFLDQAAARGFDYVWFLGLWQTGPAGRAISLSHPEWLREFQATLPGFAEADVSGSPFAVTGYTLHRDFGQEEDLFGLRERLRERGLKLIVDFVPNHTAPDHPWVQTHPEFYIQGSKTDLEREPHNYRQVETGRGSLILAHGRDPFSSGWPDTFQLNYRHPALREAMTQVLLKLAKVADGVRCDMAMLVLPEVFQRTWGERSLPADGSDPMDEPFWPTVTGPVKAKTPGFIFMAEVYWDLEWELMQQGFDYCYDKKLYDRLLSHDAAAARSHLWADMVYQDRLVRFMENHDEPRAAQDFSPPVHQAAAVITYCIPGLRFFHEGQLEGRRIKVSMHLGRRPEEPVDPNLQKFYRKLLACLERPEVRDGRWKLLEVRPAWECNPTWDRLLAFAWERVPGQRLLIAVNYGHTQGQCYVNFPFVDFSGRKVILQDLMSETVYERGGDDLLINGLYLDLPAWGYHILACDWSD